The following proteins are encoded in a genomic region of Brachypodium distachyon strain Bd21 chromosome 1, Brachypodium_distachyon_v3.0, whole genome shotgun sequence:
- the LOC100828646 gene encoding COBRA-like protein 10: MVKEVPMPLRWRRRWRVHLLAAVVVILAVATATRAQDYNNGGGGDDDDDEEKEKPQFKAQEACNGAFLSYTFVERAKEFPHLKNATAQAYAFKAQATVLNAMTDDLKAWQMFVGFQHREILVSVGGAVLLDGTDFPANVSGGATFAGYPMADLLNSIDTAGEMSLIQAQIDITGTQFGVKPPGKPMPKTIKLSNPGYRCPAPTHKDSVMYVCCVKDPKFKAKKANSTKYLARQKGDLTIAYDVLQSYGNKYTAQVTIDNWSPISRLDNWNLTWEWKRGEFIEKMRGAYTLLKEGPACVYSPAASYYKDFDFTPVYNCEKRPVIVDLPPEREKDNDVGNLPFCCKNGTLLPPTMDESKSRAIFQLTVYKMPPDLNRTALYPPRSWRIAGKLNPHYVCGQPIRVKPMEFPDSTGLMSTTPAVASWQVACNITRPKKRASKCCVSFSAYYNDSTVPCNTCACGCGNDDTATCDPDARPVLLPAEAMLVPFDNRTAKARAWAKIKHWRVPNPMPCADNCGLSINWHVMNNYKSGWAARMTIFNWQDYTFKDWFAAVTMGSHYSGYENVYSFNGTRMKAPFSNTIFMQGLPGLAYLEPITDGKTPEDVRLPGKQQSVISFLKKDAPNINIPKGEGFPKRVYFDGEECALPDTIPKMSAAHRRAGPASLLQVLIAVMVVAFVDSLCL, from the exons ATGGTCAAGGAAGTGCCAATGCcgctgcggtggcggcggcggtggcgagtaCACTTGTTAGCCGCCGTGGTCGTCATTCTCGCCGTCGCCACGGCCACGCGGGCGCAGGATTACAAtaacggcggtggcggcgacgacgacgacgacgaggaaaaggagaagcCGCAGTTCAAGGCGCAGGAGGCGTGCAACGGCGCGTTCCTGTCCTACACGTTCGTGGAGCGCGCCAAGGAGTTCCCGCACCTGAAGAACGCGACGGCGCAGGCGTACGCGTTCAAGGCGCAGGCCACGGTGCTCAACGCCATGACGGACGACCTCAAGGCGTGGCAGATGTTCGTCGGGTTCCAGCACAGGGAGATCCTCGTGtccgtcggcggcgccgtgctCCTCGACGGCACCGACTTCCCCGCCAACGTGTCGGGCGGCGCCACGTTCGCGGGCTACCCGATGGCCGACCTCCTCAACTCCATCGACACCGCCGGCGAGATGTCACTCATCCAGGCCCAGATCGACATCACCGGCACCCAGTTCGGCGTCAAGCCGCCCGGCAAGCCCATGCCCAAGACCATCAAGCTCTCAAACCCTGGTTACCGGTGCCCCGCGCCCACCCATAAAG ACAGCGTGATGTACGTGTGCTGCGTAAAGGACCCCAAGTTCAAGGCGAAGAAGGCCAACAGCACAAAGTACCTGGCGCGGCAGAAGGGCGACCTGACGATCGCCTACGACGTGCTGCAGTCCTACGGGAACAAGTACACGGCGCAGGTGACCATCGACAACTGGAGCCCCATCAGCCGGCTGGACAACTGGAACCTGACCTGGGAGTGGAAGCGCGGCGAGTTCATCGAGAAGATGCGCGGCGCGTACACGCTGCTCAAGGAAGGCCCCGCATGCGTCTACAGCCCGGCGGCGAGCTACTACAAGGACTTCGACTTCACCCCGGTGTACAACTGCGAGAAGCGGCCCGTGATCGTGGACCTCCCGCCGGAGCGTGAGAAGGACAACGACGTGGGCAACCTGCCATTCTGCTGCAAGAACGGCACGCTGCTGCCGCCCACCATGGACGAGTCCAAGTCCCGGGCAATCTTCCAGCTGACCGTCTACAAGATGCCCCCCGACCTCAACCGGACGGCGCTGTAcccgccgcggagctggcGGATCGCCGGCAAGCTCAACCCGCACTACGTCTGCGGGCAGCCCATCCGGGTGAAGCCCATGGAGTTCCCCGACTCCACGGGCCTCATGTCGACGACCCCCGCGGTCGCGTCCTGGCAGGTGGCCTGCAACATCACCCGGCCCAAGAAGCGCGCCTCAAAGTGCTGCGTCTCCTTCTCCGCCTACTACAACGACTCCACGGTGCCCTGCAACACCTGCGCCTGCGGCTGCGGCAACGACGACACGGCCACCTGCGACCCGGACGCGCGCCCGGTCCTGCTCCCCGCCGAGGCCATGCTCGTGCCGTTCGACAACCGGACGGCAAAAGCCCGGGCGTGGGCCAAGATCAAGCACTGGCGCGTGCCCAACCCCATGCCCTGCGCCGACAACTGCGGGCTCAGCATCAACTGGCACGTCATGAACAACTACAAGTCCGGCTGGGCGGCGCGGATGACCATCTTCAACTGGCAGGACTACACTTTCAAGGACTGGTTCGCCGCCGTCACCATGGGCAGCCACTACAGCGGATACGAGAACGTCTACTCTTTCAACGGCACCAGAATGAAGGCGCCCTTCAGCAACACCATATTCATGCAGGGCCTGCCGGGCCTGGCTTACCTCGAGCCCATCACTGACGGCAAGACGCCGGAAGACGTGAGGCTGCCCGGGAAGCAGCAGTCGGTCATCTCCTTCTTGAAGAAGGACGCGCCCAACATCAACATCCCCAAAGGGGAAGGCTTTCCCAAGCGGGTGTATTTTGACGGCGAGGAGTGTGCGCTCCCCGATACCATTCCGAAGATGTCGGCTGCGCACCGGCGGGCCGGGCCAGCAAGCCTCTTGCAGGTTCTCATTGCGGTGATGGTCGTGGCGTTTGTGGACTCCTTGTGCTTATGA
- the LOC100828946 gene encoding probable carboxylesterase 2 — protein sequence MHANKTSPPETKSVAGDDIAVDLYPFIRQYNDGRIERLQRSSFVPASEDAAANRGVATRDSNYPIDIEGLIMVHPYFWSSQRLASEAVWDGVSMFAPENVDRLWPFVTAGQAGNDDPRINPPEDEIASLACRRVLVAVAEKDSLRDRGRRLAAQMRDWSWAAGENVTLVESEGEDHGFHLYNPLRATSKKLMESIVQFVDQRSTALPLPAALLPSPHELRAAAEMDSAGPVLGVPTRPYMDIFGYGMAMKAWSGSGPSSMTRTTSLQIGQGKKPETRYGLSLGRVRPTKANMVSLSAKAHWSSVIKNFF from the coding sequence atgcatgcaaacaaGACTTCTCCTCCAGAAACAAAGAGTGTCGCCGGCGATGATATCGCCGTCGACCTATATCCTTTCATACGCCAATACAACGATGGCCGTATCGAGCGCCTCCAGCGCAGCTCCTTCGTCCCTGCGTCGGAGGACGCGGCCGCCAACCGTGGGGTGGCAACGAGAGATAGCAATTACCCGATCGACATCGAGGGGCTTATCATGGTGCACCCCTACTTCTGGAGCTCCCAGCGGCTGGCGTCCGAGGCTGTCTGGGACGGCGTCTCCATGTTTGCGCCTGAAAACGTGGACAGGCTCTGGCCGTTTGTCACGGCAGGCCAGGCGGGGAACGACGATCCCCGGATAAACCCTCCAGAGGATGAGATCGCGTCTCTGGCATGCCGGCGTGTGCtcgtggccgtggccgagAAGGACAGCCTGCGGGACCGGGGGCGCCGGTTGGCGGCCCAGATGCGCGACTGGTCCTGGGCCGCCGGTGAAAATGTGACACTGGTGGAGTCTGAGGGCGAAGACCACGGCTTCCACCTGTACAACCCACTGCGTGCCACAAGCAAGAAACTCATGGAGAGCATCGTGCAATTCGTAGACCAGCGCAGCACCGCCTTGCCGCTGCCGGCCGCTTTGCTCCCGAGCCCGCACGAGCtgcgtgctgctgctgagatGGACTCTGCCGGACCCGTTCTTGGCGTGCCTACTAGGCCATATATGGACATATTTGGTTATGGGATGGCCATGAAAGCTTGGAGTGGCAGTGGCCCAAGCTCCATGACACGTACTACTTCGTTACAAATTGGACAGGGGAAAAAGCCTGAGACAAGGTATGGATTATCTTTGGGCCGAGTGAGACCTACTAAGGCTAACATGGTCTCGTTATCAGCAAAAGCCCATTGGAGTTCTGTTATAAAGAACTTCTTCTAG
- the LOC100842932 gene encoding bisdemethoxycurcumin synthase, protein MASILRDIRSSQRADGPAAVLSIGTANPPDCVSQDEYPDYYFRITKSEHLTDLKQKLKTMCQNTGTKKRFFHHTEQLLGAHPHFLDRGKPSLNDRLKIAAVAAPELAATAAAKAIAKWGRSVTDITHLIVSSNSGAHAPGIDLRLASILGLRSSVCRTMLHLNGCSSGSAALRLAKDMAENNRGARVLVACVELTVVAFRGPEEAYPHTLVGQASFGDGAGAVIVGADAVRPIERPLFEMVSVSQTVIPDTDHVLTVQLTEGGIDGHLLSRELIPIAGQNIEQCLSDAFGPLGLGVDWNDLFWAVHPGIRAILDQIDKALRLEPGKLAASFTVLREYGNMLGATVIFVLDEQRRRMEEEEGGEWGVLMGFGPGFTVETMVLRATSDLKKK, encoded by the exons ATGGCGAGCATTCTGCGCGACATCCGGAGTTCGCAGCGAGCGGACGGGCCTGCGGCTGTGCTCTCAATCGGCACAGCAAACCCCCCCGACTGCGTGTCCCAGGACGAGTATCCGGACTACTATTTCCGCATCACCAAGAGTGAACATCTCACTGACCTGAAACAGAAACTCAAGACAATGT GTCAGAACACGGGCACAAAGAAGCGTTTCTTCCACCACACGGAGCAGCTGCTCGGAGCCCACCCTCATTTCCTTGACCGCGGGAAACCATCCCTCAACGACCGGCTAAAAATCGCAGCCGTCGCTGCTCCAGAGCTAGCTGCGACCGCTGCAGCGAAGGCCATAGCAAAGTGGGGCCGCTCAGTCACCGACATCACCCACCTCATCGTCAGCAGCAACTCGGGCGCCCATGCCCCGGGCATCGACCTCCGCTTGGCTTCCATTCTCGGGCTCCGCTCGTCCGTCTGCCGCACGATGCTCCACCTCAATGGCTGCTCCTCAGGTTCCGCCGCGTTGCGCCTCGCCAAGGACATGGCCGAGAACAACCGTGGCGCACGCGTCCTGGTGGCCTGCGTCGAGCTCACGGTCGTCGCCTTCCGTGGCCCCGAAGAGGCCTACCCCCACACTCTCGTTGGCCAGGCATCGTTCGGTGACGGAGCGGGCGCGGTcatcgtcggcgctgatgcCGTGCGCCCCATCGAGCGTCCGCTCTTCGAGATGGTATCTGTCTCGCAGACCGTGATACCAGACACCGACCATGTGCTCACCGTGCAGCTCACTGAAGGCGGCATCGACGGGCATCTTTTAAGCAGGGAGCTGATACCAATAGCAGGACAGAACATCGAACAGTGTTTGTCGGATGCGTTCGGGCCGCTTGGACTCGGCGTCGATTGGAACGACCTCTTCTGGGCGGTGCACCCTGGCATCCGTGCAATCTTGGACCAGATTGACAAGGCACTCCGGTTAGAGCCGGGAAAGTTGGCAGCGAGCTTTACCGTGCTAAGAGAGTATGGAAACATGCTTGGCGCGACGGTGATCTTTGTGCTCGATGAGCAACGGCGGCgaatggaggaggaagaagggggtgAGTGGGGTGTACTGATGGGGTTTGGACCGGGGTTCACTGTTGAGACCATGGTGCTGCGTGCTACTAGTGATCTCAAGAAAAAATAG
- the LOC100843236 gene encoding WAT1-related protein At5g64700, translating to MGGSSTSTKAYGAVVLIRLMYSGMHVMSKVALDQGMNPFVFVFYRHTTAALVLIPATFILERRKTKPVTLKIAGKMFIHALYGVTAVGVLFNLGLNYASATSSSALYNVQPVVTFILAVIFGMESMKLKKLHGNVKVAGIIFCIAGVTVLAFYEGPMFKSFNHHRFVQHGSTSSSSSGAETNSKKLWVFGIFLMTLSNILAGLWTVLQGPLIEDTSKLMNTTLQISCASVQAFVVAVAAERDFSKWKLGWNISLAAVIYSGVIVTALSYYMQMWTISKRGPVFLAMSMPLTLIFTIVISSFVLGDAVSLGSIISGILLIGGLYNVLWGKSMERKDDMNKIGAGKPVLELQADKEADQVPDDAAAKV from the exons ATGGGTGGCAGCAGTACTAGCACAAAGGCTTATGGTGCCGTGGTTCTCATCCGGCTCATGTATTCCGGTATGCATGTCATGAGCAAGGTAGCGCTGGACCAAGGCATGAACCCCTTCGTGTTTGTGTTCTACCGGCATACAACCGCTGCCCTCGTGCTGATCCCTGCTACTTTCATTCTAGAGAG GCGAAAAACTAAGCCGGTTACGTTGAAAATTGCGGGGAAGATGTTCATACACGCCTTATATGG GGTAACAGCAGTGGGTGTCTTGTTTAACCTTGGTCTCAATTATGCTTCAGCAACATCATCATCAGCACTGTACAACGTTCAACCCGTGGTTACCTTTATCCTGGCTGTCATATTTGG GATGGAATCTATGAAGCTCAAGAAGCTCCACGGCAACGTGAAGGTCGCCGGTATCATCTTCTGCATCGCCGGCGTCACCGTGCTGGCCTTCTACGAGGGCCCAATGTTCAAGTCTTTCAACCATCACCGGTTCGTCCAGCacggcagcaccagcagcagctcctcTGGAGCAGAGACCAACTCCAAGAAGCTATGGGTATTTGGGATTTTCCTCATGACACTCTCCAACATTTTAGCAGGCTTGTGGACAGTGCTTCAG GGGCCACTGATAGAGGACACTTCCAAGCTGATGAACACCACGCTACAGATCTCCTGCGCGTCGGTCCAGGCattcgtcgtcgccgtcgcagCCGAGAGGGATTTCTCCAAGTGGAAGCTGGGCTGGAATAtcagcctcgccgccgtcatctACAGC GGCGTGATTGTCACCGCGCTTTCGTACTACATGCAAATGTGGACGATCTCCAAGAGGGGGCCGGTGTTCCTCGCCATGTCCATGCCGCTTACGTTGATCTTCACAATCGTCATTTCTTCATTCGTTTTAGGAGATGCCGTTAGCCTAGGGAG TATAATTTCTGGGATACTACTGATTGGGGGCCTGTACAATGTGCTGTGGGGGAAAAGCATGGAGAGAAAAGATGACATGAACAAGATAGGTGCCGGTAAACCTGTCCTGGAGCTGCAGGCGGACAAGGAGGCTGATCAGGTGCCAGATGACGCGGCAGCAAAGGTCTGA